Below is a genomic region from candidate division WOR-3 bacterium.
GCCAGGGGGCATACCGGTGGGCAACCCAGGGGCTTGCCGAGAGGACCGCAGATTAGACCACCGAAAGGGTCAAGCAAGCCACTCAAGATTAAAAACCAGGTGGTTAGACATAAAATACAAAGAGAAAAGAATATGCTGACCTTTAATTTACCAAAATTTCCATAGAGATTGATATAACACAAAGGGTTTTATCATTCTGAATCTACTCTGAAAGTGAATGCATATTACAAAGAGATTTAGTTATATTTTAGAGAAAAACCGTTATTTATGCGGATATTATCTTGTTGATTTTCTGCTGATTTTCATATTTTTAGTTACCGTGCTTTAGTCTCCTGACAATATTAAAAAAGTTTTGGAAGATTGTTTCGCCAATTGACCCGGACCGTTCAGGATGAAACTGCACGCCATAAATTGGTAATTCCAAATGTTTCATCGCTTCAACTTCACAGGATGGTGAATTGGCTAAAACTTCAAAGCCGGCAACAGTTAAACTGTTTAATGAGACATATTCTTGATGGCTTTCTTTTACTGAAATTTCTGGCGGTAATCCTTGAAACAAAGGGTCATATTTGATAATACGGACCACCTCATTACCTTCAATTCGTTCTTTACCAGCAAGCACCGTACCACCAAAAGCTTTTGCCAGCATTTGATGGCCATAACAAATACCTAAACAAGGAAGCGTAATGTGATGCAAAAATTCTAAATATCCCCGGGAATAAACACCTTTAGTTATTAAGTCCGGCGACCCCGAGAGCACTAAGGCATCGCATTCAAGTAGATTAGCATAATTATAAATTTCCACATCTTTGACAACTCGACATTGACTAAATTTCTTTACCATTTCAACATAAGGTGCGATTTTCTGTTCGGACTCAACACGATAACTATTAACAATTAGCGTTATCATCTTAAGCTTTTTTGAGTTCTTTCTTTGCTCAGTTCACCATAAGCCCAACGGATAAATTCACTGGGATTTATCAAGTTAAAGCACCAAAGGCGATATTATTCTTCTTCTAAAAGTTTCTCTAATTTTTTAATCATCTTTTTGGCACGAGCAACATATTCGCTTTGGGGATAATCTTCGATCAACCGTTCTAATTCCTCGATGGCAGTATCTAAATCTTGGTCTGGATTTTTCGGGTCACTTAGAATCTCGGCAATTAAATAAAGTGCGTCATCGGCAAGTTCATCCTTAGGAAAATCATCCACGATTGCATAGAGCAGTTCTAAACTTTTTTCAAAATCATTGTTGTCAAGATATTCCCGTGCGGTCTTATATAAACGATGGGTAGTGCTTGTCGTATCTTGCGACACAATTTCTGTTTTCTTAACTGTCCGAGATGCACAGCCAGTAGAAAAAAATCCTATGCATAAAGTAACGATAAATAACAGAAATCCCCAAGCAGATAAAAGATTATATTGTTTCATTGATTGACTCCTTTTTTGTGTTATGTCGATTAAATTGCGCCAAACAATCATAAGAAAATATATCTATTTTGTGAGCTTTGAATTTTCTAATTGTCATTTTTATTATCCTTCGGCAGAGTTAACCTGAAGGAACGATTTTCTTTTCTAAAGATGCATACGCATCATGATTATGGATTGATTCATAACTTTCGGCTTCAATTCGATACCAGATAATAGCGGGGTGCTTATCCAATTTTTGCGCAACATTGCGCACAACATCTTCAACAAAAACCGGATTCTGAAAAGCATGCTCGGTTACATATTTTTCGTCTTCGCGTTTTAATAGGGAGTAGACCGGGCTAGAGCCACAATCTTCAATCATCGCAATAAGGTCTTCAATCCACAAAAAGCCCTTAAAACGCACTTCAACCCGAATCTCGCCTCGCTGATTATGTGCGCCGATTTTTACCATCTCTTTAGAACAAGGACATAAAGTTGTAATTGGCACGGCGACGCCAAGAATCAACTGCATCTTTTCAGTGAGATTGCCGATAAATTTGCATTGATATTCCATCAATCCCACTGAATTTGAAACTGGTGCGGTCTTTTCAATAAAATAAGGAAATGATATCTCAATGTGGGCTGATTCGGCATTTAACTCCTGCTTCATCGTCTTTAAAATCCTACCAATATTATGGATTGCAATTTCCCGATGGAAACGATTAAGAATTTCTACAAATCGACTCATATGGGTGCCACGAAAATTATGGGGTAGATTAACATACATATTGATTTGAGCAATGGTATGTTGTCTTTTGTAAGCCTTGTCTGAAAGAAAAATCGGATACCTTAAATTTTTGACACCAACTTTATCAATATCAATATTGCGAAAATCTTGTTCGTTTTGAAGGTCGCGCACAATAAACATTTTAACATTGCTTTTTAAATTGTCAATGTTTAGTAGAAGGATACTTTATTTTTAACATATCAAGTCTCAATTTACCCGAAATATTATACACTGCCCAGTAAAGAGGGTTAATCGTTAACCTTACTCCCTATTATTCCGGCTTTGGGGAATCTTAACCGCTGGTTATAGAGACATCTTCAATGCGACAATATGGGACAAAAAATTTACTAATTTTCTTGGTCTCAATAGATAGTCCAGATATTTTGTTTAATAAGGTAAAGATATTATCGGCAATCATCGTTTCAATTACTGGTTGAACCAGTTCACCTTCCTTGATTAGAAAACCACCTTTAACCACACCGGAAAAATCACCGCTAAACGGATTTGGTTGTGTCGAAAGCCGGGTTACAAAAATTCCATTTTTGATCTCCTGAATTAATTTTTGTTTTGGGTCTTTTCCCGGCTTGACGATAATATTACTTGCTCCGACTGAAGGAATTGAACGAAAACCACCAACAGCATGAGCAGTTGAAGTTCGATTCTCTTTATTAGCACAGTAGGAATCGTATAAATAGGATTTTAACACTCCTTGTTCAACAATCGTTAACGGTTTTCGATACACACCCTCTCGGTCAAAAGCGCTTGATGCCGGTGCTCCGGGTAATAAGCCGTTGTCCTCAATCGATAAACACTCTGATGTTACTTTTTGATTTAATTTACCAATCCATTGACTCATTCTTTTTTGGACATTGTTGGCTGAGACTGCATTAATAATAACTTCTAACAACTCAGTTAAAACTTCTGGTTCTAAGAATACTGTTCCTTTAAATGTTTCACCTTTTTTGGCACCTAAGGTTCTAAGAACTTTTTCCGCAAAATTCATTGCAACTTTTTCCACATTTATGTCCGAAAGTTTTCGGGTAGCGTCAAATTCATACTGAAAACAAGACACTTCTTTATTATCACGTGCCATTCCCATAATACCATATTCAAAAGAACTGGCTTTTTCCCAAACTTTAATACCTTTTGAATTGACAACCGCCCTATCGCCATAAAAACCTGCGAAGACTCCACTGTCGACAGTGATGCGTTTATCATAATTAAGTGCAGTTTTAAGTAAGTTCCTCGCATAATTCAAGACATCATCCATTGTCAGATTTTCTACCAATGGGTCGTAAATGTCTTGGACTTCAGGCATAGTTCCGCTGGGCACGGGCAAAATATTGCCGTTATCGCTTGGTGCTAAATTGGCTAAACGCACCGCATTACTAACTGCATCTACAATCTTTGTCTGAGATAAAATATTAACTGAGGCAAATCCTAATCCTTGATTCTTAAAAATTCTAATGCCACAGCCATCAGTAATATGACTTTTGGCTAATTTAATGTCATTAGTTTCGAATGAAACATTAAAGGACTTACCTTTAACTAAATAAATTTCGACCTCATCTGCTCCCAGGTCTAAAGCCTTTTTGACCGCAAGTTCACCTAATTCCAATAATTCCGTCATTATCGACCTCCACTATTGAATTATCAATTTAATAGATTTTTACACCTTGGAGTCTAATTTTCCGATTTGGTATTTTCCATTTTATCATTGTCGACCACCAATAATGGCTTGACAGCGCAAATACGGACCACCACCATCAACCTTTGCTGGTTGCCATTTACCACAATGTCCAAACCCCATATCCCATTGGAAGTCCTGACTAACTGCATCAACGCTCATTAAAACATCAAATGCCTGTCCGGAAATTGTCACTCCTCGATAGCATTCGCCGATTTTACCCTTAGTGATTCGATATGCTTCTTGCACACCAAACATAAATTCTGCATTAGCATCCGCCTGTCCGCCTTTAGCCCCTTTTAAGAGATAACCGTTTTGGGTGCTATCAATAATCTCGGCTAAGCTTAAATTTCCCGGCATAACACCCGTATTGCGCATTCGAATAATTGGTTCATCAGAATATTCATAAGCACGCGCATTGCCGGTAGGTTCGCAACCGTATTCACCTGCACTTTGGCGATTATGGAGATAAGACTTCAGGATGCCGTTTTGAATAATCACAACCTTTTTTGCTATCACACCTTCGTCATCAACCAAAATAGTGCCACCCGCAGTTCCCTCAGGACCAGAATCGAATAGTGTAACTAAATCACTGGCGACCCGCTGGCCAATTTTATCTTTAGTAATGGCACCGGCCGAAACAAAATCCGCTTCAACAGTATGGCCAATTGCTTCATGTGCAATCAAGCCCACTAAACCCGGATCAAGAATCACGGTCGTTCTTTCACCTTTGGGATAACCTGCTTTAAGCAAAACTTCAATTCTTTTAATGGCGCTCTCAATAAACTCATCAGGTGATTTTCTGCCAAATAAATCCTGCCAACCGCCTGTGACTCCAACTGCTTCCAAGGATTCGACCATATCTTTACCGTCGACTCCAACCGCAAAAATGATGAATTCTGGTTTCGAATCAATAATTTCGCATTCTGCGCCATCAGTAGTAACAATAAATTTTCTTTCTAGGCGCTCTATATAAGCGACTTTAGCGGATTGAATGAATTTTGATGCTTTTCTTAATTTACTTTCGGTATTTTTTACTAAGTCCAGTTTTTCTTCGATGGTATGATTTGTTAATGGGTCGTTTATTATCGGCGCAAATTTACCTTTTGCTAATTGGGCTGTAGCCAATTTCACATTTTTGCTGACCTTGCCGAAACTTGCGACTTTAGCCGAAGCACAAGCATCGCTGATTGCTCTTTTGATTTCGTTAACTTCAATTCGACTCGTAGCCGAAAATCCCCAACCGCCTTGATACAACGCTCTCACTCCAACACCGGAATAGATATTAGATGCTAAAGTTTCCAATTCACCTTGACGAATCGAAATTCCAGTTGCAATCCGTTCGTGAAACCGAAGTTCACCATAATCCATTCCTTCAAAAGAACTTAAAGTGGTTTTCAAAATCTCAATCATTGATTGTTCTCTCTTGAATAAGTTTTTAATAGTTCTTGTGCCTTTTTCCGAATCCAATGTTCTTTGACCATTGGCGAAAAGAGAAAGACGCTAATAAAATGGGCAAAAAGACCAATGCCCCAAAAGAGTAAAGGAAAATAAAACCACCAATAACCACGATTATAACGGTAATTAATAAAAATAAACACGCAATTGACAAACAAATAAATTAACAAATGCACATAAAAGTTGACTCGTTCCTCAACATATTTTCGTGCCTGCTCATACGCTTGCTTTTCATCCATAGTATGCCTCCTGTGGATGTCATCATAACATAATACTTACATTAATCTCATCTGTCAACAATTTCTATATGAGAGATAGTGGATAATATTTTGGGTAAATTTAGACTTGATATGTTAAAAATAAAGGTGTACCCTCTTATGCCGGACAATTTTTAGTAATAAGGAAAAGAGAACACGCCTAATGCAAGAAAAAAGAAATTACACACAATTCTTGACGCTACCTATATGAGAACTCAGAAAAAGTTAATTCTAACTATTGAATAATTGACCTTGTTGAATATTTTTCTTATTTTTCTATTGTATCTCAGATACGGATGCTTACCGCAAGTGTTTTCAGTGGTACTTTTTCAGAGCGCTCATATATAAGACTTCTGAATAAATCAATTTTTGTCAAAGAAACACTGAAATTACAGAATTTTTTGCAAGTTCATTGGCACTTTTTCAGAGTCCTCTATAAATATAATAACATAATTCTTGAATTTGTCCTATTTGTCAAAAATTTCTATATAAAATCGTATCATTGATTATGATGAACATTAAAATTTGTTCCACATCAAAAAGATGATAGACCCAAGGAAGCGAGTTTTCGTTCCTTTAGGTTTTTACCTGATTGTGTATTCCCTTTTTTATTCAATAGAGAAGTTAGGGTAGGGTTAACCCCATTTTATCCAAAATCCAGCATCCTGCAAAGGCTACCGCATCCAATACTCGGCAGACAAAGTCGTCTACCAGTCAGCGCTAATTGCCTATCAAATCCTTTCAAAGTACTTATTTTTATTAACAAAATATTGCTACTTTGAATATCGCTGATATGAAATCTCTTAATTTTTTAATAGTTCATTTTTGAACCAACTTAAAAGGAAACCATATAGAAAACTTGAAATAAAATCAAATAAATATCTTACCAGGGCCTTTCCTTCAAGAACCATAAGGAACTTTGAAAAAGTGCTATTTAGTGCAAAGCTATAACCCAGGCCAAACACGCGACAAGTATCTGGTAGTTATTTCCCCAATAGTTAAGAACCGAAATATCTGAAATATTCGGATGAAATCAGTGAATATTTCATTGTTTTGTCTGAGTTATCGATAAATTTGGAAGCAATTTTCCAAAGACTCTGAATTTATCAAAATAATTGACTTTAAGTATAAATCTGTTATAATTTATTTATTATTTGTGTTCTTTGTAATATCTTATTATAGAAACTTAGACAATATTTTTCTATCTGACCCTGCTGAATCTGAAAATACATAGCATGACTGCTCAAGATAATTCCAGGGTCCCAAAATTTTGATTTAGAAAGGAGCTCTAATGTCTAAACCTAAAATTATTACAAGTTTACCTGGACCAAAGGCTCAGAAAATATTACGCAAAGACAAAAAATTCATATCACCTTCTTACACAAGAAGTTATCCTGCTGTTATTGAATCTGGTGAGGGTTGTTGGGTTTGGGATGTTGATGGCAATAAATTTTTAGATTTTAATGCCGGCATTGCAGTTTGTTCCACTGGCCATTGTCATCCAGAAGTAGTTGAAGCAATTAAAAAACAAGCCGAGCGATTGCTTCATATGTCCGGCACTGATTATTATTACCCTTTACAAACCGAATTAGCCGAGAAGTTAGTCGAAATTACGCCGGGCGGTATGAATAAACGAGTCTTTCTATGTAATTCAGGGACTGAGTCGGTTGAAGGCGCTTTTAAGTTAGCACGCTATATGTCCAAAAGAAAATATGCTATCGCATTTCTGGGGTCATTTCATGGTCGAACTATGGGTTCACTGTCATTGACCGGTAGTAAAGTAGTCCAAAAGCAAGGATTCGGGCCTTTACTTCCGGGAATTTATCATGTTCCATTTGCCTACTGCTATCGTTGTGCTTATAATTTAGAATACCCCGGATGTGATTTTGCTTGTGTTAAGTATATTGAAGACGAATTATTTAAAAAAATAGTGCCTCCAGAAGAGGTTTGTGGAATATTTATTGAACCCATCCAAGGTGAAGGTGGTTATGTCGTTCCGCCACCAGGTTATTTTCAAAAGTTAAGAGAACTTTGTGATAAATATGGAATCCTATTAATTGATGATGAAGTGCAATCCGGAATGGGTCGAACTGGCAAGATGTTGGGCATTGAGCATTGGGAAACTATGGCGGATATCTATTGTATTGCTAAAGGCATTGCTTCAGGAATGCCTTTAGGTGCGTTTATTGCCAATGCTGGCTTGATGAAATGGCCTAGTGGCACGCATGCTTCTACTTTTGGCGGCAATCCGGTTTGTTGCGCAGCAGCTTTAGCTACAATAAAACTTTTAGAAAATGGCTTAATTGAAAATGCCCAAAAAGTTGGGGCGGTCATAATGAAACGTTTAGAAACTTTACAAGCAAAATATGAAGTAATTGGCGATATTCGGGGTAAAGGATTAATGATTGGTATGGAACTGGTTGAGGATTCGATCTCCAAACGACCTTTAACTGAAAAACGAAATGCTATCATTTATAAATGCTTTGAAAAAGGACTGCTGATGCAAGGATGTGGCACAACTGCAATCCGATTCTCACCGCCGCTAATTGTTACTGAAGAAGAAGCCCATACCGCATTAGATATTTTTGAGTCCGCACTGAAGTCGGTATTACGCGGATAAAAAGAGCAAAATTAAAAACTAAACAAGAAAAAATCAAATATTTACTTTGGATATTGTATATTTTGTTTTTTGATATTGTGCGTCAATAATCAAAGGTTTCTTTATTAAATAGAAATCTATTTGTCGGTATCGATTTTGTTCGTATGACAAACTCGTTTGAGAAAAAGGTCTTGAATACTATTAAGAAATACCGGATGCTTGCCAAAGGTGATAAGGTTTTAGTCGGTTTTTCTGGCGGTCCGGATTCTATGGCTCTATTATATTGTCTTAAAAGATTAAAACCGGTACTAAATATCCATCTATATGCAATGCACGTCAATCATCAGTTACGTCCTAAACTCGCAGATAAGGATGAAAAATTTTCTCGCCAAGTTTGTAAGGACTTAAAGATCCCAATCAGGACACGTAAGATTAATGTAACGAATTATGCAAAACAGAACAAATTGTCCATAGAAGAAGCATCACGGGTATTAAGGTATCAATATCTCCAAAAAACTGCTTACCAGTTAGGTTGTTCTAAAATTGCCCTGGGACATCAGGCTAATGACAATGTGGAGACGGTCTTATTAAATTTGACTCGCGGAACAGGACTAATTGGTTTAGGTGGGATTCCGCCTATCCGGGATAATATCATTCGTCCGTTAATTGAAATCCCACGCGAGGAGATTATGCATTATCTTAAAAAGAATAACCTTGAATATTGTGAAGATTTAACTAATATTGAATTAGGTTACCGACGCAATTATATTCGACATAAAATATTACCTCTGCTCAAAGAAATCAATCCCAATTTAATTGCGACAATCTCTCACACCTCTGAACTGATACGCACTTGTAATGAATATATTAATCAGGTCACGAAAAATGCTTTAGCCGATGTCTTATTAAGACAAACTGACCGCTCCATTATCCTTGACATCAAAAAACTTTTATCATATAATTTATTTATTGAAAGGCAAATTATTAAAACTCTAATACCAAATTTGGAATTTGAACAGATTGAGGCGATTTTAACTTTAACTAAAGATAAAATTTCCGGCCGTCGGCTGAAGTTACCCGAAGACCTATGGGTCTGGAAGGAATATGATAAACTATATTTTGAAAAACCAAATAATAAAAATAATAATCTAAAAACTAAACAGTGGCTAATCGATATTAATAAAACCACAAAGATTAAAGAATTAGACATTGAAGTAACAACAAAACTTAAGTCGATAAAAAATAAACAAGACCTTATGCAGATTTTTGAATTCATTAAACATCCAACTTCAACTAATTTAACAAATACGCTGGACTTATTAACTTCTCATCCTAAAATAGTGTTAAGTGAGTGGTTTGATATGTCAGAAATCTCCTTACCTTTATCCATTCGTCTACGCAGAGCTGGTGACCAATTTATATTCAAAAAGGGACAAATTAAGAAATTAAAAGATGTCCTAATTGATGAAAAAATTCCTTTAAGAATAAGAAATCGATTGCCTTTATTATGTGATGCAAAAAATATCTTATGGATTATTGGATTGCGACGGGCTCAGATTGGTCTAATCAGTAATAAGACAAAAGCAATATTAGAAGTGCAAGTAAAAGTGTAAATACAATGCACTACATTTGAAACATCTGTATTCTATGAGAAAATTAAACTTACAACAATAGATTATGGCAAGACAACCACTACGTAATCCAGTAATCAGCAACCTCATAATCTGGCTTCTAATATTTTTAAGTGTTTGGGCAATTTGGAATTTCTTTGGTAGCCGAAAGACCGGAAGAATATCAATTGAATACTCGCTATTCATTAAAGAACTAAACAATGGTAATGTCAAATCCGTTATTATAACCGAAAAAGAGATAACCGGCACCCTTAAACAAGAATCCGAAATTCCTAATCCTCGAGGCAAAACTAAGTATAAAGAGTTTAAAACCTATATTCCGTTTGATGACCCTAATTTAGTCACAAAATTAATTGAACATAATGTTAGTATCATTGCTAAACCACCATCTCCCTGGGGTTCAATAATTGTTTCTGCGATTCCTTGGATATTGATATTAGGACTTTGGATACTGTTTATTCGGCGAATGTCTTCAGGAACTGACCGCGCATTCAGTTTTGGTAAAAGTCGCGCGCGCTTATTCACTACCGACCGTCCAAAAATAACCTTTGACGATGTGGCAGGTGTGGAAGAAGCCAAAGAAGAGTTAAAAGAAGTTATTGAGTTTTTAAAAGCGCCACAGAAATTTCAAAAATTAGGCGGAAAAATTCCCAAAGGTGTTTTATTAGTTGGACCTACTGGCACTGGCAAAACTCTTTTAGCCCGAGCAGTAGCAGGTGAGGCTGGCGTGCCGTTTCTATCGATATCTGGTTCTGACTTTGTTGAAATGTTTGTTGGCGTCGGTGCAGCACGTGTGCGCGACCTGTTCGAACAAGGAAAACGTAATGCTCCGTGTATCATTTTTATCGATGAGATTGACGCTGTAGGTAGACAAAGAGGTGCTGGATTAGGTGGCGGTCATGATGAACGCGAACAGACCTTGAACCAACTATTAGTTGAGATGGACGGTTTCGATACCCAAGAAGGTGTCATTATAATGGCTGCAACCAATCGTCCTGATATTTTAGATAGTGCATTGCTCAGACCGGGCCGTTTTGACCGCCAAATTGTTGTTGACCGGCCAGATGTCCTCGGCCGAGAAGGCATTTTAAAAGTGCATACCCGGAAAATTCCGCTGGGAAAAGATGTTGACTTAAAAATTTTAGCCCGCGCCACCCCTGGTTTTTCTGGTGCGGATTTAGCCAATATGGTAAATGAAGCTGCGTTACTTGCCGCCCGCAGAAATAAAACTGTGGTCGAAATGCAAGATTTTGAAGATGCTAAAGATAAAGTTCTAATGGGAGTAGAGCGCCGAAGTCTGTTAATTTCCGAGCAAGAAAAGAAATGGATTGCTTATCACGAAGCCGGCCATACCTTAGTATCAAAATTAATTCCTGGCACTGACCCAATTCACAAAGTTACAATCATACCACGGGGACAAGCATTAGGAGTAACTCAACAATTACCGCTTGATGACCGGAAAATTTATTCAAAGACATATTGTCTTAATCAGTTAACAGTTATGTTAGGCGGACGCGCGGCAGAAGAATTAGAATTCGGCGACATTTCGACCGGTTCTCGCGACGNNNNNNNNNNNNNNNNNNNNNNNNNNNNNNNNNNNNNNNNNNNNNNNNNNNNNNNNNNNNNNNNNNNNNNNNNNNNNNNNNNNNNNNNNNNNNNNNNNGGTTTAAAACAAAACATCCAATATCAATTAGCAAACAAGACGAATGGTTTTGTACCATGTGGAACAACTGGCGAATCACCAACTTTATCCTTTGAAGAATGGGAAGTAATTATCCGTACCACAGTTGAATCCGTCGCAGGCAAAAAGCCAGTGATACCAGGAACAGGAACTAATTCAACTGATAAAACTATTAAACTCTCGCAACGAGCAAAAGAATTAGGTGCTAATGCTTGTCTTATTGTGACTCCATATTACAATAAACCAACTCAAAACGGACTCTATCAACATTACCGAGCTGTTGCCTCGTCCGTAAAATTACCAATAATTATTTACAACATACCAGGTAGAACTGCAGTAAATATGCTTCCGGAAACAATGGAACGATTACATAAGGAATTTCCTGATATAATTATTGGCGTTAAAGAAGCCTCTGGTAATTTAGACCAAATTACCGAAATAATTAATCGCTGTGGTAAA
It encodes:
- the ftsH gene encoding ATP-dependent zinc metalloprotease FtsH: MARQPLRNPVISNLIIWLLIFLSVWAIWNFFGSRKTGRISIEYSLFIKELNNGNVKSVIITEKEITGTLKQESEIPNPRGKTKYKEFKTYIPFDDPNLVTKLIEHNVSIIAKPPSPWGSIIVSAIPWILILGLWILFIRRMSSGTDRAFSFGKSRARLFTTDRPKITFDDVAGVEEAKEELKEVIEFLKAPQKFQKLGGKIPKGVLLVGPTGTGKTLLARAVAGEAGVPFLSISGSDFVEMFVGVGAARVRDLFEQGKRNAPCIIFIDEIDAVGRQRGAGLGGGHDEREQTLNQLLVEMDGFDTQEGVIIMAATNRPDILDSALLRPGRFDRQIVVDRPDVLGREGILKVHTRKIPLGKDVDLKILARATPGFSGADLANMVNEAALLAARRNKTVVEMQDFEDAKDKVLMGVERRSLLISEQEKKWIAYHEAGHTLVSKLIPGTDPIHKVTIIPRGQALGVTQQLPLDDRKIYSKTYCLNQLTVMLGGRAAEELEFGDISTGSRD
- a CDS encoding TldD/PmbA family protein, with the translated sequence MIEILKTTLSSFEGMDYGELRFHERIATGISIRQGELETLASNIYSGVGVRALYQGGWGFSATSRIEVNEIKRAISDACASAKVASFGKVSKNVKLATAQLAKGKFAPIINDPLTNHTIEEKLDLVKNTESKLRKASKFIQSAKVAYIERLERKFIVTTDGAECEIIDSKPEFIIFAVGVDGKDMVESLEAVGVTGGWQDLFGRKSPDEFIESAIKRIEVLLKAGYPKGERTTVILDPGLVGLIAHEAIGHTVEADFVSAGAITKDKIGQRVASDLVTLFDSGPEGTAGGTILVDDEGVIAKKVVIIQNGILKSYLHNRQSAGEYGCEPTGNARAYEYSDEPIIRMRNTGVMPGNLSLAEIIDSTQNGYLLKGAKGGQADANAEFMFGVQEAYRITKGKIGECYRGVTISGQAFDVLMSVDAVSQDFQWDMGFGHCGKWQPAKVDGGGPYLRCQAIIGGRQ
- a CDS encoding gamma-glutamyl-gamma-aminobutyrate hydrolase family protein (Members of this family of hydrolases with an active site Cys residue belong to MEROPS family C26.), producing the protein MITLIVNSYRVESEQKIAPYVEMVKKFSQCRVVKDVEIYNYANLLECDALVLSGSPDLITKGVYSRGYLEFLHHITLPCLGICYGHQMLAKAFGGTVLAGKERIEGNEVVRIIKYDPLFQGLPPEISVKESHQEYVSLNSLTVAGFEVLANSPSCEVEAMKHLELPIYGVQFHPERSGSIGETIFQNFFNIVRRLKHGN
- a CDS encoding acetyl ornithine aminotransferase family protein; protein product: MSKPKIITSLPGPKAQKILRKDKKFISPSYTRSYPAVIESGEGCWVWDVDGNKFLDFNAGIAVCSTGHCHPEVVEAIKKQAERLLHMSGTDYYYPLQTELAEKLVEITPGGMNKRVFLCNSGTESVEGAFKLARYMSKRKYAIAFLGSFHGRTMGSLSLTGSKVVQKQGFGPLLPGIYHVPFAYCYRCAYNLEYPGCDFACVKYIEDELFKKIVPPEEVCGIFIEPIQGEGGYVVPPPGYFQKLRELCDKYGILLIDDEVQSGMGRTGKMLGIEHWETMADIYCIAKGIASGMPLGAFIANAGLMKWPSGTHASTFGGNPVCCAAALATIKLLENGLIENAQKVGAVIMKRLETLQAKYEVIGDIRGKGLMIGMELVEDSISKRPLTEKRNAIIYKCFEKGLLMQGCGTTAIRFSPPLIVTEEEAHTALDIFESALKSVLRG
- a CDS encoding TldD/PmbA family protein; the protein is MTELLELGELAVKKALDLGADEVEIYLVKGKSFNVSFETNDIKLAKSHITDGCGIRIFKNQGLGFASVNILSQTKIVDAVSNAVRLANLAPSDNGNILPVPSGTMPEVQDIYDPLVENLTMDDVLNYARNLLKTALNYDKRITVDSGVFAGFYGDRAVVNSKGIKVWEKASSFEYGIMGMARDNKEVSCFQYEFDATRKLSDINVEKVAMNFAEKVLRTLGAKKGETFKGTVFLEPEVLTELLEVIINAVSANNVQKRMSQWIGKLNQKVTSECLSIEDNGLLPGAPASSAFDREGVYRKPLTIVEQGVLKSYLYDSYCANKENRTSTAHAVGGFRSIPSVGASNIIVKPGKDPKQKLIQEIKNGIFVTRLSTQPNPFSGDFSGVVKGGFLIKEGELVQPVIETMIADNIFTLLNKISGLSIETKKISKFFVPYCRIEDVSITSG
- the bamD gene encoding outer membrane protein assembly factor BamD, with translation MKQYNLLSAWGFLLFIVTLCIGFFSTGCASRTVKKTEIVSQDTTSTTHRLYKTAREYLDNNDFEKSLELLYAIVDDFPKDELADDALYLIAEILSDPKNPDQDLDTAIEELERLIEDYPQSEYVARAKKMIKKLEKLLEEE
- the tilS gene encoding tRNA lysidine(34) synthetase TilS, which translates into the protein MTNSFEKKVLNTIKKYRMLAKGDKVLVGFSGGPDSMALLYCLKRLKPVLNIHLYAMHVNHQLRPKLADKDEKFSRQVCKDLKIPIRTRKINVTNYAKQNKLSIEEASRVLRYQYLQKTAYQLGCSKIALGHQANDNVETVLLNLTRGTGLIGLGGIPPIRDNIIRPLIEIPREEIMHYLKKNNLEYCEDLTNIELGYRRNYIRHKILPLLKEINPNLIATISHTSELIRTCNEYINQVTKNALADVLLRQTDRSIILDIKKLLSYNLFIERQIIKTLIPNLEFEQIEAILTLTKDKISGRRLKLPEDLWVWKEYDKLYFEKPNNKNNNLKTKQWLIDINKTTKIKELDIEVTTKLKSIKNKQDLMQIFEFIKHPTSTNLTNTLDLLTSHPKIVLSEWFDMSEISLPLSIRLRRAGDQFIFKKGQIKKLKDVLIDEKIPLRIRNRLPLLCDAKNILWIIGLRRAQIGLISNKTKAILEVQVKV
- a CDS encoding 2TM domain-containing protein, giving the protein MDEKQAYEQARKYVEERVNFYVHLLIYLFVNCVFIFINYRYNRGYWWFYFPLLFWGIGLFAHFISVFLFSPMVKEHWIRKKAQELLKTYSRENNQ
- the folE2 gene encoding GTP cyclohydrolase FolE2; translated protein: MFIVRDLQNEQDFRNIDIDKVGVKNLRYPIFLSDKAYKRQHTIAQINMYVNLPHNFRGTHMSRFVEILNRFHREIAIHNIGRILKTMKQELNAESAHIEISFPYFIEKTAPVSNSVGLMEYQCKFIGNLTEKMQLILGVAVPITTLCPCSKEMVKIGAHNQRGEIRVEVRFKGFLWIEDLIAMIEDCGSSPVYSLLKREDEKYVTEHAFQNPVFVEDVVRNVAQKLDKHPAIIWYRIEAESYESIHNHDAYASLEKKIVPSG